One Trichoderma asperellum chromosome 5, complete sequence genomic region harbors:
- a CDS encoding uncharacterized protein (BUSCO:EOG092D4DDX): MPLLEVSHNVRESESSGRKRNHDEFSAEPGKVELAEDVKNIPPVNIQEPEDDSAQCPSSPLSSPALSEAGDDTLLAQDLFSLSTSPETTNQETSGTSAPQSSSKSATNANPPPKRKRLTPAEKEARDKELAEKKKEREEKALAQAAEKAADKAKKEEEKLKKEEEKAADKAKKEEEKAKKEEEKAVRAKEKEEKRKLKEEEDRIKADKKRKKEEELQRIQEEKDRKARSQKTLGSFFKIPSTPKKVEGDDAAKDNSPAKVKSSVAEEKPTASEYSKMFKPFFVKANARLAPTISLMDKAIQEAKSKALDDHIMNQQQNSGAPLKFDPVDVFSFSSLPPSRGKLHQPVRHIMETAYKAAQNSEKNGSADASNIFTEIRTGLSKIPLKVIAFSQDVRPPYYGTVTFKSFALGKGNMYKLARRSMARRLPLDYDYDSEAEWQDEEEGEDLDMEDEEEELDDEDDMDGFLDDSEDVGVSRRIFADTLQPEIIGPCFEDQNRKGPALALHDKKMEFIHDGFDMQWDIDPFSTKYWEPEPVTKAAKGKAAKTVKSDNDAKALPPVPTNAFAALGSASGSNSAPGKLVKPELLNDVKQAILDNKALSKVGIVDFIFHQFRDSASRLEVKNTIEHVAEKKGVGRIKEWELKPGHEISL; the protein is encoded by the exons ATGCCTCTTCTGGAGGTATCACATAACGTCAGAGAGTCAGAATCCTCTGGCCGAAAGAGAAATCACGATGAGTTCTCTGCTGAGCCAGGCAAAGTTGAACTGGCGGAAGATGTTAAGAACATCCCGCCTGTGAACATCCAAGAACCTGAAGATGATT CCGCCCAAtgtccatcttctcctttatcatctccagctctaTCAGAAGCAGGCGACGATACGCTATTAGCACAAGATCTATTCTCACTGTCAACATCACCAGAAACTACGAATCAAGAGACATCAGGAACATCCGCGCCACAATCAAGCTCGAAATCTGCTACAAATGCCAATCCACCACCGAAACGGAAGCGTCTAACTccagcagaaaaagaagcccGGGATAAGGAGCTtgccgagaaaaaaaaggagcgcGAGGAGAAAGCATTAGCACAAGCGGCCGAAAAGGCTGcggacaaggccaagaaagaggaagaaaagctcaagaaggaagaggaaaaagctGCTGATAAGgcaaaaaaggaagaagaaaaagccaagaaggaggaggaaaaggcagTGCGggcaaaggagaaggaagaaaagcgaaaattaaaggaggaggaagatcgTATCAAGGctgacaagaagagaaagaaagaagaggagctaCAGCGCATTCAGGAGGAAAAGGATCGAAAGGCCAGAAGTCAAAAGACGCTAGgaagcttcttcaagatccCTAGCACTCCTAAGAAGGTTGAAGGAGACGATGCGGCGAAAGATAATAGCCCCGCCAAGGTCAAATCATCGGTGGCAGAGGAGAAACCAACAGCCTCAGAATATTCAAAGATGTTCAAGCCGTTCTTTGTCAAAGCAAACGCCCGATTAGCACCAACGATATCACTGATGGATAAGGCGATTCAAGAAGCGAAATCAAAGGCCTTGGACGACCATATCATGAACCAGCAACAGAATAGCGGTGCTCCTCTCAAATTCGACCCTGTGGacgtcttctccttctccagtcTCCCTCCTTCTCGCGGCAAACTACATCAGCCAGTCAGACACATTATGGAGACTGCATATAAGGCTGCACAAAACTCAGAAAAGAACGGCAGTGCAGATGCTAGCAACATTTTCACGGAAATCCGAACGGGGCTAAGCAAAATCCCATTGAAAGTAATTGCTTTCTCACAGGACGTGCGCCCGCCTTACTACGGTACAGTAACCTTCAAATCCTTTGCCCTCGGCAAAGGAAACATGTATAAGCTAGCGCGAAGATCCATGGCCCGTCGACTGCCACTGGACTATGATTATGACTCAGAGGCCGAATggcaggatgaagaagagggcgaagATCTTGAcatggaggatgaggaagaggaactggatgatgaggacgacatgGATGGCTTCCTCGATGATTCTGAAGATGTTGGTGTCTCCAGAAGAATATTTGCGGATACTCTACAGCCCGAAATCATAGGCCCGTGTTTTGAGGACCAGAATCGAAAAGGCCCAGCCCTGGCATTACACgacaagaagatggagtttATCCATG ATGGATTTGACATGCAATGGGACATTGACCCCTTTTCAACCAAATACTGGGAGCCAGAACCTGTTACCAAGGCTGCCAAGGGCAAGGCCGCAAAGACTGTCAAATCTGATAATGATGCCAAAGCTCTTCCGCCTGTCCCGACAAACGCGTTTGCCGCGCTGGGTAGTGCGAGTGGTTCGAACTCAGCCCCAGGTAAATTGGTCAAACCTGAGCTTTTGAACGACGTCAAGCAGGCCATTTTAGACAACAAGGCTCTTTCCAAGGTCGGCATTGTGGATTTTATCTTTCATCAGTTTAGAGACAGCGCTTCCCGATTGGAAGTCAAAAACACCATTGAGCATGTTGCGGAGAAGAAAGGTGTCGGTCGAATCAAGGAATGGGAGCTGAAGCCCGGCCACGAGATCTCGCTATGA
- a CDS encoding uncharacterized protein (EggNog:ENOG41), with product MDQGGVYSHSRSRTTSSNVFPAQPQHPPPMLLSHQMSNQQFNNRRSPSVSTFSNSSIQPPAAYRTSSNSDLRRSISNRSFGQPQATGYVALLRKQKATVWCDRAQYEDPRLAAQQRAAKKRANLEVSGGSRGAGSAGSSSGGRTSTGISATGKVAAKIRHHGKTPVVGYANENHVGVGGVPMRLSATEVEGESSEEEDNYASRSHHRRTGSSGRSSVGSSSRRNVSYRASSGTITGAGTQPGRRWSPGDTPERAGSLVEQPEDTMPVIDDNASGRAQSTHSGSSAERADNVGELGTAPRLASKSLMHSALTREKSVKSPEELKRRGSVDERTATLTSQRLYIANPD from the coding sequence ATGGACCAGGGAGGCGTCTATAGCCACTCCCGCTCGCGAACAACGTCTTCCAACGTCTTTCCAGCGCAGCCTCAGCACCCCCCGCCCATGCTTTTGTCGCACCAAATGTCGAATCAGCAGTTCAACAACCGGCGATCGCCCTCTGTCAGCACGTTCAGCAACTCGAGCATACAGCCGCCCGCTGCGTACCGAACCTCGTCCAACTCGGACCTCCGACGCTCCATCTCTAATCGCTCCTTTGGACAGCCCCAAGCAACCGGCTATGTAGCTCTCCTGCGCAAGCAAAAAGCAACAGTATGGTGTGATCGCGCCCAGTACGAAGACCCCAGGCTGGCCGCCCAGCAGCGTGCTGCCAAAAAGCGCGCCAACTTGGAGGTCAGCGGAGGGAGCCGAGGGGCTGGCTCAGCTGGATCTTCGTCAGGTGGCCGCACGAGCACGGGCATTAGCGCAACCGGGAAAGTCGCCGCCAAAATCCGCCATCACGGGAAGACGCCTGTGGTTGGATATGCCAACGAAAATCATGTTGGTGTTGGAGGAGTGCCGATGCGCCTGAGCGCCACCGAGGTGGAAGGGGAGAGtagcgaggaagaggacaaCTATGCGTCGCGCTCGCACCACCGCAGGACGGGAAGTAGTGGACGAAGCAGCGTTGGTAGCAGTAGTCGCCGCAACGTCTCTTACCGAGCCTCTTCAGGCACTATCACCGGAGCGGGAACTCAGCCTGGACGGAGATGGAGCCCCGGCGATACTCCCGAAAGGGCCGGAAGCCTGGTTGAACAGCCCGAAGACACCATGCCTGTCATCGACGACAATGCCAGCGGTAGAGCTCAGAGCACGCATAGCGGAAGCAGCGCTGAGCGCGCTGACAACGTTGGCGAGCTGGGAACGGCCCCAAGGCTTGCGAGCAAATCTCTGATGCACTCTGCCCTcacaagagaaaagagcgtCAAATCACCtgaagagctgaagagacGAGGAAGCGTGGACGAGCGAACAGCCACTCTTACATCGCAGCGCCTTTACATTGCCAACCCCGATTGA
- a CDS encoding uncharacterized protein (EggNog:ENOG41~TransMembrane:9 (i467-486o506-530i550-570o582-603i637-656o668-685i706-723o729-754i774-796o)): MKFAKELEREAVPEWRIKYLNYKAGKKHIKAIASAIQRTSGSTPRTRSSIRRTPTFFSIVDPQSPKSGDQVDPPASSRWHGATDQDSVKIVKQAEDEALTSHGNGLQYGSFVPAPAAHSRPLTRDGHQSDEHDDHNTVVNGDSHEDDDDFELPAPAMYTTSSSPGVGQSFSPVKKSAHFNFHRSNSSGPLGSETLPPLASPSAHDEPLRRIFSGVKDSGRIAGLARQSLDLVREREQQFYEFMDSELEKVETFYKKNEDRAGHRLLMLREQLHEMRNRRIQEIVNEETSRSLSRLSNHEGNPDKSNGWVHPLKSKIFPLGPNSKSFQSMPQTPHLAAGERSHGRMDYVRRPENQEVAYRTAKRKLKLAMQEFYRSLELLKSYAMLNRTAFRKLNKKFDKTVNARPPMRYMNEKVNKAWFVNSDVLEGHIKAVEDLYARYFERGNQKLAVGKLRKLHRKPKDESGSSFLNGFFIGTGAVFTIQGLVYGSQLLYDNNPTIRIQTSYLLQIYGGFFLMLMLFSLFCINCSIWLRNKVNYQFIFEFDQRSMLDWRQLAEFPSFFLLLLGVTMWVNFSRYGDDSMYLYYPVVLIGLSVLIILLPFPILSYKSRRWFAYSHWRLLLSGLYPVEFRDFFLGDMYCSLTYSMANVELFFCLYAHHWENPGQCNSTSSRLLGFFTTLPAIWRFLQCIRRYRDTRNVFPHLVNCGKYTATILSYVCLSLYRIHQTHSNLALFVTFSTINGVYTSIWDLFMDFSLLQPQSRHTALRDILALKHRWVYYFIMAVDPILRFAWIFYAIFTHDLQHSTTVSFMVSFAEVFRRGIWSLLRVENEHCANVAQYKASRDVPLPYRIEPLMERASTESSPTIQPQGLPPPPQPQPAEHPSFYDSASSTAVAGPPSGSLLRRRTDLPSPGITRSFSRVIAEAHKQDFEKKRKPINEVSDVTAVGGQSDDFDDDDDDDDDDDAATLPELQHRDGGDAA; this comes from the exons ATGAAGTTCGCAAAGGAGCTTGAGCGGGAGGCAGTTCCTG AGTGGCGAATCAAGTATCTCAACTACAAGGCTGGGAAAAAACACATCAAAGCCATCGCCTCGGCCATTCAGAGAACCTCTGGCTCTACTCCCCGGACACGAAGCTCAATTCGTCGCACGCCCACTTTTTTCTCAATTGTAGATCCACAGTCTCCCAAATCCGGGGACCAAGTCGATCCTCCTGCAAGCTCGAGATGGCATGGGGCTACGGACCAAGACTCGGTGAAGATTGTGAAGCAGGCAGAAGATGAGGCTTTGACCAGCCATGGCAACGGCTTGCAGTATGGCAGCTTCGTGCCAGCCCCTGCTGCACACTCGCGGCCGTTGACTCGGGATGGCCACCAGAGTGACGAGCACGACGACCACAATACCGTCGTGAATGGTGATAGccacgaagacgacgacgacttcgAGCTGCCGGCGCCCGCGATGTATacgacatcatcatctccgGGCGTCGGACAGTCATTCAGCCCCGTTAAAAAATCTGCTCATTTCAATTTCCATAGATCAAATTCGTCCGGCCCTCTAGGCTCTGAAACACTCCCGCCTCTGGCATCGCCCAGCGCTCATGATGAGCCGCTTCGTCGCATCTTTTCTGGCGTTAAAGACTCTGGCCGAATAGCCGGGCTTGCGCGGCAAAGCCTTGATCTTGTCCGAGAACGAGAGCAGCAGTTTTACGAATTCATGGATTCAGAGCTGGAAAAGGTGGAGACTTTTTACAAGAAGAACGAGGACCGGGCTGGGCATcggttgttgatgctgcgaGAACAACTTCATGAAATGCGCAATCGGCGTATACAAGAAATCGTCAACGAGGAGACCAGCCGATCACTCTCCCGGCTGTCGAATCATGAAGGCAACCCCGATAAGTCAAATGGTTGGGTGCACCCTCTCAAGAGTAAGATCTTCCCGCTAGGGCCAAACTCCAAAAGCTTCCAGAGCATGCCCCAAACACCACATCTGGCGGCTGGGGAAAGGTCACATGGCCGGATGGACTACGTGCGGCGGCCGGAAAACCAAGAGGTGGCCTATCGAACAGCGAAGCGGAAACTGAAACTTGCAATGCAAGAGTTCTATCGCAGCTTGGAGCTTCTCAAATCATACGCCATGCTTAACCGCACAGCCTTTCGAAAGCTCAACAAAAAATTTGACAAAACCGTCAACGCTCGGCCTCCGATGCGCTACATGAATGAAAAGGTTAACAAAGCTTGGTTCGTCAATAGCGATGTTCTGGAAGGCCACATCAAGGCTGTTGAGGATCTCTATGCACGGTATTTCGAGCGCGGAAACCAGAAGCTTGCGGTTGGCAAGCTGCGCAAACTACATAGAAAACCCAAGGACGAGTCAGGGAGCTCATTCCTCAATGGGTTCTTCATTGGCACGGGTGCTGTTTTCACCATACAGGGTCTCGTTTACGGTTCTCAGCTACTTTATGACAACAACCCGACAATTCGTATTCAAACGAGCTACCTGTTGCAAATATATGGCGGCTTTTTCCTCATGCTCATGCTCTTTTCCTTATTCTGCATCAACTGCAGCATTTGGCTGCGGAACAAGGTCAATTATCAATTCATCTTTGAATTTGACCAACGAAGTATGCTCGATTGGCGTCAATTGGCAGAATTCCCgtctttcttcctcctacTTCTTGGGGTCACCATGTGGGTAAACTTTAGCAGATATGGAGACGATTCCATGTACCTCTACTATCCCGTTGTTTTGATCGGCCTTAGCGTCCTCATCATTCTACTCCCCTTCCCCATTCTTTCATACAAGAGCCGCAGGTGGTTTGCATATTCGCAT TGGCGTCTCCTCTTGTCCGGGCTATACCCTGTAGAATTTCGTGATTTCTTTCTTGGAGATATGTACTGCTCTTTGACCTATTCGATGGCG AATGTGGAGCTATTCTTTTGTTTGTATGCCCACCACTGGGAGAATCCCGGTCAATGCAACTCGACCAGTTCTCGCTTGCTCGGCTTCTTCACAACTTTACCGGCAATATGGCGCTTTCTCCAGTGTATTCGGCGGTACAGAGACACACGCAACGTCTTCCCACATCTGGTAAATTGTGGCAAATATACTGCGACGATATTATCTTACGTTTGTCTATCTCTCTATCGCATCCACCAAACTCATTCAAATCTTGCATTGTTTGTCACATTTTCAACCATCAACGGTGTATATACTA GCATCTGGGATCTATTTATGGACTTTTCCCTCCTTCAGCCTCAGAGCAGGCACACTGCCCTTCGAGATATCCTGGCTCTGAAGCACCGCTGggtctattactttattatggCTGTCGACCCTATACTACGATTTGCATGGATATTCTACGCCATTTTTACTCACGACCTCCAACATTCAACCACTGTATCGTTCATGGTCAGCTTCGCGGAAGTCTTCCGTCGAGGCATATGGTCTCTTCTCCGCGTGGAAAACGAGCATTGCGCCAATGTTGCCCAGTACAAGGCCTCGCGCGACGTTCCTCTACCTTACCGTATTGAACCCCTAATGGAGCGCGCCAGTACCGAGTCCAGCCCTACGATACAACCTCAAGGACTGCCACCcccgccgcagccgcagccagcAGAGCACCCCAGCTTCTACGACTCTGCAAGCTCCACCGCTGTTGCCGGGCCTCCCAGCGGCAGTCTTCTTCGGCGCCGCACCGATCTTCCCTCACCTGGTATTACTCGAAGCTTCTCTAGGGTGATAGCTGAGGCGCATAAGCAAGATTTTGAAAAGAAGCGGAAGCCCATCAATGAGGTCAGCGATGTGACTGCAGTAGGTGGCCAAAGCGACGAtttcgatgatgacgatgatgatgatgacgacgacgacgccgctACTTTGCCAGAATTACAGCACCGGGATGGTGGAGATGCCGCTTGA
- a CDS encoding uncharacterized protein (EggNog:ENOG41~TransMembrane:9 (i311-330o350-374i394-414o426-447i481-500o512-529i550-567o573-598i618-640o)) — MYTTSSSPGVGQSFSPVKKSAHFNFHRSNSSGPLGSETLPPLASPSAHDEPLRRIFSGVKDSGRIAGLARQSLDLVREREQQFYEFMDSELEKVETFYKKNEDRAGHRLLMLREQLHEMRNRRIQEIVNEETSRSLSRLSNHEGNPDKSNGWVHPLKSKIFPLGPNSKSFQSMPQTPHLAAGERSHGRMDYVRRPENQEVAYRTAKRKLKLAMQEFYRSLELLKSYAMLNRTAFRKLNKKFDKTVNARPPMRYMNEKVNKAWFVNSDVLEGHIKAVEDLYARYFERGNQKLAVGKLRKLHRKPKDESGSSFLNGFFIGTGAVFTIQGLVYGSQLLYDNNPTIRIQTSYLLQIYGGFFLMLMLFSLFCINCSIWLRNKVNYQFIFEFDQRSMLDWRQLAEFPSFFLLLLGVTMWVNFSRYGDDSMYLYYPVVLIGLSVLIILLPFPILSYKSRRWFAYSHWRLLLSGLYPVEFRDFFLGDMYCSLTYSMANVELFFCLYAHHWENPGQCNSTSSRLLGFFTTLPAIWRFLQCIRRYRDTRNVFPHLVNCGKYTATILSYVCLSLYRIHQTHSNLALFVTFSTINGVYTSIWDLFMDFSLLQPQSRHTALRDILALKHRWVYYFIMAVDPILRFAWIFYAIFTHDLQHSTTVSFMVSFAEVFRRGIWSLLRVENEHCANVAQYKASRDVPLPYRIEPLMERASTESSPTIQPQGLPPPPQPQPAEHPSFYDSASSTAVAGPPSGSLLRRRTDLPSPGITRSFSRVIAEAHKQDFEKKRKPINEVSDVTAVGGQSDDFDDDDDDDDDDDAATLPELQHRDGGDAA; from the exons ATGTATacgacatcatcatctccgGGCGTCGGACAGTCATTCAGCCCCGTTAAAAAATCTGCTCATTTCAATTTCCATAGATCAAATTCGTCCGGCCCTCTAGGCTCTGAAACACTCCCGCCTCTGGCATCGCCCAGCGCTCATGATGAGCCGCTTCGTCGCATCTTTTCTGGCGTTAAAGACTCTGGCCGAATAGCCGGGCTTGCGCGGCAAAGCCTTGATCTTGTCCGAGAACGAGAGCAGCAGTTTTACGAATTCATGGATTCAGAGCTGGAAAAGGTGGAGACTTTTTACAAGAAGAACGAGGACCGGGCTGGGCATcggttgttgatgctgcgaGAACAACTTCATGAAATGCGCAATCGGCGTATACAAGAAATCGTCAACGAGGAGACCAGCCGATCACTCTCCCGGCTGTCGAATCATGAAGGCAACCCCGATAAGTCAAATGGTTGGGTGCACCCTCTCAAGAGTAAGATCTTCCCGCTAGGGCCAAACTCCAAAAGCTTCCAGAGCATGCCCCAAACACCACATCTGGCGGCTGGGGAAAGGTCACATGGCCGGATGGACTACGTGCGGCGGCCGGAAAACCAAGAGGTGGCCTATCGAACAGCGAAGCGGAAACTGAAACTTGCAATGCAAGAGTTCTATCGCAGCTTGGAGCTTCTCAAATCATACGCCATGCTTAACCGCACAGCCTTTCGAAAGCTCAACAAAAAATTTGACAAAACCGTCAACGCTCGGCCTCCGATGCGCTACATGAATGAAAAGGTTAACAAAGCTTGGTTCGTCAATAGCGATGTTCTGGAAGGCCACATCAAGGCTGTTGAGGATCTCTATGCACGGTATTTCGAGCGCGGAAACCAGAAGCTTGCGGTTGGCAAGCTGCGCAAACTACATAGAAAACCCAAGGACGAGTCAGGGAGCTCATTCCTCAATGGGTTCTTCATTGGCACGGGTGCTGTTTTCACCATACAGGGTCTCGTTTACGGTTCTCAGCTACTTTATGACAACAACCCGACAATTCGTATTCAAACGAGCTACCTGTTGCAAATATATGGCGGCTTTTTCCTCATGCTCATGCTCTTTTCCTTATTCTGCATCAACTGCAGCATTTGGCTGCGGAACAAGGTCAATTATCAATTCATCTTTGAATTTGACCAACGAAGTATGCTCGATTGGCGTCAATTGGCAGAATTCCCgtctttcttcctcctacTTCTTGGGGTCACCATGTGGGTAAACTTTAGCAGATATGGAGACGATTCCATGTACCTCTACTATCCCGTTGTTTTGATCGGCCTTAGCGTCCTCATCATTCTACTCCCCTTCCCCATTCTTTCATACAAGAGCCGCAGGTGGTTTGCATATTCGCAT TGGCGTCTCCTCTTGTCCGGGCTATACCCTGTAGAATTTCGTGATTTCTTTCTTGGAGATATGTACTGCTCTTTGACCTATTCGATGGCG AATGTGGAGCTATTCTTTTGTTTGTATGCCCACCACTGGGAGAATCCCGGTCAATGCAACTCGACCAGTTCTCGCTTGCTCGGCTTCTTCACAACTTTACCGGCAATATGGCGCTTTCTCCAGTGTATTCGGCGGTACAGAGACACACGCAACGTCTTCCCACATCTGGTAAATTGTGGCAAATATACTGCGACGATATTATCTTACGTTTGTCTATCTCTCTATCGCATCCACCAAACTCATTCAAATCTTGCATTGTTTGTCACATTTTCAACCATCAACGGTGTATATACTA GCATCTGGGATCTATTTATGGACTTTTCCCTCCTTCAGCCTCAGAGCAGGCACACTGCCCTTCGAGATATCCTGGCTCTGAAGCACCGCTGggtctattactttattatggCTGTCGACCCTATACTACGATTTGCATGGATATTCTACGCCATTTTTACTCACGACCTCCAACATTCAACCACTGTATCGTTCATGGTCAGCTTCGCGGAAGTCTTCCGTCGAGGCATATGGTCTCTTCTCCGCGTGGAAAACGAGCATTGCGCCAATGTTGCCCAGTACAAGGCCTCGCGCGACGTTCCTCTACCTTACCGTATTGAACCCCTAATGGAGCGCGCCAGTACCGAGTCCAGCCCTACGATACAACCTCAAGGACTGCCACCcccgccgcagccgcagccagcAGAGCACCCCAGCTTCTACGACTCTGCAAGCTCCACCGCTGTTGCCGGGCCTCCCAGCGGCAGTCTTCTTCGGCGCCGCACCGATCTTCCCTCACCTGGTATTACTCGAAGCTTCTCTAGGGTGATAGCTGAGGCGCATAAGCAAGATTTTGAAAAGAAGCGGAAGCCCATCAATGAGGTCAGCGATGTGACTGCAGTAGGTGGCCAAAGCGACGAtttcgatgatgacgatgatgatgatgacgacgacgacgccgctACTTTGCCAGAATTACAGCACCGGGATGGTGGAGATGCCGCTTGA
- a CDS encoding uncharacterized protein (MEROPS:MER0001255), whose product MTRRVPSGLSLRQQASAYSTTSASSVASSSTASPARIPAPNAPAQALASSKHFVLADMNGRPSVDNRACIKCIAKLSPSEIQQVNWHIDEENKCRLCGVRDLKPEAFTKPFLDFLRENPTVFHSVDYFKTKLNASGYVELPARDSWANKIQPGGKYWVTRNGSSIIAFAVGKSYKPGNGVGMIAGHIDALTARLKPVSTKPNTAGYVQLGVAPYAGALNQTWWDRDLSIGGRVIVRDEKTGKTTSKLVELDWPIAKIPTLAPHFGVGMMGQNNPETQAVPIIGLESPNGADAEVLGSAGSFVNTQPPKLVKLISKQLGITSYDSIVNWELELFDSQPASVFGLDKEFITAGRIDDKLCSWSALMGLLHTTERDDDSYIKLVALFDDEEIGSLLRQGARGNFLPSTVERAVEALNPSTYGPGIIGQTFAKSFLLSADVSHAGNPNFIGNYLPEHIPKLNVGLVVCGDSNGHMTTDAVSSAIMHRVADLCGAKLQDFQIRNDSRSGGTVGPMLSSAMGVRAADAGLPQLSMHSIRATTGSLDPGLGVQFFKGFLDFWEKVDGEWE is encoded by the exons ATGACTCGCCGCGTTCCTTCTGGTCTGTCTCTCCGACAACAAGCTTCCGCCTATTCAACCACCTCCGCTTCTTCTGTTGCCAGTTCATCAACTGCTTCTCCGGCGCGGATCCCAGCGCCAAACGCTCCAGCCCAGGCTCTCGCTTCCTCAAAGCACTTTGTCCTCGCAGATATGAACGGCCGCCCGTCTGTCGATAACCGCGCCTGCATCAAGTGCATCGCCAAGCTTTCGCCCAGCGAGATCCAGCAGGTGAACTGGCATATCGACGAGGAGAACAAGTGCCGACTCTGCGGCGTGAGGGACCTCAAGCCTGAAGCCTTCACGAAGCCCTTCCTCGACTTCTTGCGCGAGAACCCCACCGTCTTCCACAGCGTTGACTACTTCAAGACGAAGCTGAATGCCTCTGGCTACGTAGAG CTTCCGGCGCGCGATTCCTGGGCCAACAAGATCCAGCCCGGCGGCAAGTACTGGGTCACGCGCAATGGCAGCTCCATCATCGCATTCGCCGTTGGCAAGTCCTACAAGCCTGGCAACGGTGTCGGCATGATCGCCGGCCACATCGACGCCCTCACCGCCCGACTCAAGCCCGTCAGCACCAAGCCCAACACCGCTGGCTACGTCCAGCTCGGCGTCGCCCCCTATGCCGGGGCCCTCAACCAGACCTGGTGGGACCGAGACCTGAGCATCGGTGGCCGAGTCATTGTGCGCGATGAGAAGACGGGCAAGACCACCAGCAAGCTTGTCGAGCTGGACTGGCCCATTGCCAAGATCCCCACGCTGGCGCCGCACTTTGGCGTCGGCATGATGGGCCAGAACAACCCGGAGACGCAGGCTGTCCCCATTATTGGACTGGAAAGCCCCAATGGCGCTGACGCAGAGGTCCTGGGCTCCGCTGGCTCCTTTGTCAACACCCAGCCGCCCAAGCTGGTCAAGCTCATCTCCAAGCAACTCGGCATCACATCGTACGACTCCATCGTCAACTGGGAGCTCGAGCTCTTCGACTCACAGCCCGCGTCCGTCTTTGGCTTGGACAAGGAGTTCATTACCGCAGGAAGAATTGACGACAAGCTGTGTTCATGGTCTGCTCTTATGGGTCTTCTGCACACTACGGAGCGTGATGACGATAGCTATATCAAGCTGGTGGCCCTGtttgacgacgaagagattGGATCTCTGCTGAGACAGGGTGCTCGCGGTAACTTCCTCCCCTCTACAGTTGAACGCGCCGTCGAGGCTCTCAACCCCAGCACCTACGGCCCTGGCATCATCGGCCAGACCTTTGCCAAGTCGTTCCTCCTGTCTGCTGATGTTTCCCACGCCGGCAACCCCAACTTCATCGGCAACTATCTCCCCGAGCACATTCCTAAGCTCAACGTCGGCCTGGTTGTCTGCGGCGACAGCAACGGCCACATGACCACCGACGCCGTCTCATCCGCCATCATGCACCGCGTTGCCGATCTCTGCGGTGCCAAGCTGCAGGACTTCCAGATCCGCAACGACTCGCGCAGCGGCGGCACTGTTGGCCCCATGTTGTCGAGCGCGATGGGTGTCCGTGCTGCTGATGCGGGTCTGCCGCAGCTGAGCATGCACTCTATCCGTGCTACGACTGGTTCTCTGGATCCTGGCTTGGGAGTGCAGTTCTTCAAGGGCTTCCTCGACTTCTGGGAGAAGGTTGATGGCGAATGGgagtaa
- a CDS encoding uncharacterized protein (EggNog:ENOG41~SECRETED:SignalP(1-16)) gives MFFTAAVLGLAGAAVAAPANIVPNYPPHQLSTGFRLVVNVTDKALDLKPSVQGLYVDSIHVGAGLNVAGVGPKDTSNIFYQNGTAAEYRYGRATTITDEATPLSPFGLSLSKNPGSETLSSAYINGGAGTPGVQISQFPEPYLFLTPETFVICNTPLEYYQGRKFLVVEQAATTVSSDGKIEKNIPAGCAPVRLLPECATLETLPAGSYASHEFALETGCYADVASINWSLYGP, from the coding sequence ATGTTCttcactgctgctgttcttggccttgccggCGCCGCTGTTGCCGCTCCCGCTAACATCGTGCCCAACTACCCGCCTCACCAGCTGTCCACCGGCTTCCGCCTCGTCGTCAACGTCACCGACAAGGCGCTGGATCTCAAACCCTCCGTCCAGGGCCTGTACGTCGACAGCATCCACGTCGGCGCTGGCCTCAACGTGGCCGGTGTTGGACCCAAGGACACGTCCAACATCTTCTACCAGAACGGCACCGCCGCCGAGTACCGCTACGGCAgagccaccaccatcaccgacGAGGCCactcccctctctccctttggCCTCTCCCTGAGCAAGAACCCCGGCTCTGAGACGCTCTCCTCCGCCTACATCAACGGCGGCGCTGGCACTCCCGGCGTCCAGATCTCTCAGTTCCCCGAGCCATACCTGTTCCTCACCCCCGAGACCTTTGTCATCTGCAACACCCCCCTCGAGTACTACCAGGGCCGGAAGTTCCTCGTCGTCGAGCAGGCCGCCACCACCGTCAGCTCCGACGGCAAGATCGAGAAGAACATCCCCGCCGGCTGTGCTCCCGTCCGCCTCCTCCCTGAGTGTGCTACTCTCGAGACCCTCCCTGCCGGATCCTACGCCAGCCACGAGTTTGCCCTCGAGACTGGATGCTACGCTGATGTTGCCTCCATCAACTGGAGCCTGTACGGCCCTTAA